In Lentilitoribacter sp. Alg239-R112, the following proteins share a genomic window:
- a CDS encoding hydroxymethylglutaryl-CoA lyase, translating to MDKFVHIYEVGPRDGLQNEKVIIPTVQKIALINALSKLGFKRIEATAFVSAKWVPQMADASEVLTNIIREPDVVYGALVPNMIGFEKALEAKADEVAIFAAASETFSQKNINCSIAESLQRFAPIIEAAKKRNIRVRGYVSCVAGCPYEGHIAPKAVADLTAQMLEMGCYEISLGDTIGIGTPLTIEAMLASVLECVPSKNLAGHYHDTNGQALTNVKVSLDMGLRSFDSAIGGLGGCPYAPGAKGNVSTSALANMLLNEGWQTGIDLEGLEKVEIMMGNIMHELEGGIDV from the coding sequence ATGGATAAGTTCGTACACATATATGAAGTTGGTCCACGAGACGGATTGCAAAATGAGAAAGTCATAATTCCAACAGTACAAAAAATTGCCCTTATTAATGCGCTCTCAAAATTGGGGTTTAAGCGTATTGAGGCAACTGCATTTGTGTCGGCAAAATGGGTTCCGCAGATGGCGGATGCAAGCGAGGTTTTGACTAATATCATCCGGGAACCAGATGTGGTCTATGGGGCATTGGTGCCAAATATGATCGGTTTTGAAAAAGCATTAGAAGCGAAAGCCGATGAAGTGGCAATATTTGCGGCGGCATCAGAAACATTCAGTCAGAAGAATATAAATTGCAGCATAGCAGAAAGTTTGCAGCGTTTTGCACCAATCATCGAGGCTGCAAAAAAAAGAAATATCAGAGTTCGTGGTTATGTTTCTTGCGTTGCAGGTTGTCCTTATGAGGGGCACATTGCACCTAAGGCAGTTGCCGACCTTACAGCTCAGATGCTCGAGATGGGCTGTTACGAAATCTCTCTTGGAGATACGATTGGGATAGGAACCCCTCTAACGATAGAGGCAATGCTGGCATCGGTGTTAGAGTGCGTCCCTTCCAAAAATCTGGCAGGACATTATCATGATACGAATGGGCAGGCGTTGACTAATGTGAAGGTTAGTTTGGATATGGGCTTGCGCAGTTTTGATAGTGCAATTGGCGGTCTGGGAGGTTGCCCATATGCGCCGGGTGCGAAGGGTAATGTATCAACATCAGCGCTTGCGAATATGCTTCTCAATGAGGGTTGGCAAACCGGTATCGACTTGGAAGGGCTAGAGAAAGTTGAAATTATGATGGGCAATATTATGCACGAATTGGAGGGCGGTATTGATGTCTGA